The following proteins are encoded in a genomic region of Sylvia atricapilla isolate bSylAtr1 chromosome 14, bSylAtr1.pri, whole genome shotgun sequence:
- the TLX3 gene encoding T-cell leukemia homeobox protein 3 — MDPPRMDPPGPAQGQHQHEPISFGIDQILNSPEQDSAPPPPPRGPDGATFLGGPGGRGGAPYPALPAPFPAIAAPFEDSGSYSVNLSLAPAGVIRVPAHRPIPGAVPPPISSAIPAMPAVPSLGSLNFPWMESSRRFVKDRFTAAAALTPFTVTRRIGHPYQNRTPPKRKKPRTSFSRVQICELEKRFHRQKYLASAERAALAKSLKMTDAQVKTWFQNRRTKWRRQTAEEREAERQQASRLMLQLQHDAFQKSLNESIQPDPLCLHNSSLFALQNLQPWEEESAKIPPVTSLV; from the exons ATGGACCCGCCGAGGATGGACCCGCCGGGGCCGGCGCAGGGCCAGCACCAGCACGAGCCCATCAGCTTCGGCATCGACCAGATCCTCAACAGCCCCGAGCAGGACAGCgctcccccgccgcccccccggGGCCCCGACGGCGCGACCTTCCtgggcggccccggcggccgcggcggcgcgCCCTACCCGGCCCTGCCGGCCCCCTTCCCGGCCATCGCCGCGCCCTTCGAGGACTCGGGATCGTACAGTGTGAACCTCAGCCTGGCCCCGGCCGGCGTGATCCGGGTGCCGGCGCACAGGCCCATCCCCGGGGCCGTGCCGCCGCCCATCTCCAGCGCCATCCCGGCCATGCCCGCCGTGCCCAGTCTGGGCAGCCTCAACTTCCCCtggatggagagcagcaggcGCTTCGTCAAGGACAGGTTCACAG cggcggcggcacTGACGCCCTTCACGGTGACACGGCGGATCGGTCATCCCTACCAGAACCGGACTCCGCCGAAGCGCAAGAAACCGCGGACATCCTTCTCCCGGGTGCAGATCTGCGAGCTGGAGAAGCGTTTCCATCGGCAGAAGTACCTGGCCTCAGCCGAGCGCGCTGCCCTCGCCAAGTCCCTCAAGATGACGGACGCCCAGGTGAAGACCTGGTTCCAGAACCGGCGCACCAAGTGGCG GCGGCAGACGGCGGAGGAGCGGGAGGCCGAGCGGCAGCAGGCGAGCCggctgatgctgcagctgcagcacgACGCCTTCCAGAAGTCGCTGAACGAGTCCATCCAGCCCGACCCGCTGTGCCTGCACAACTCGTCGCTGTTCGCGCTGCAGaatctgcagccctgggaggaggagagcgCCAAGATCCCCCCGGTCACCTCCCTCGTCTGA